Proteins encoded by one window of Microcebus murinus isolate Inina chromosome 2, M.murinus_Inina_mat1.0, whole genome shotgun sequence:
- the CHI3L2 gene encoding chitinase-3-like protein 2 gives MTIQREGVKRNECTRAKESASPSWRRSGKGWEKVSSKGTRPVRGLQLLWVDSPEEVWLHLVHRNTHKLTAIVWNRGTRLGTTDFSFHPFVTGLAVLLILQGGSAYKLVCYFTSWSQDRQEPGKFTPENIDPFLCSHLIYSFASISNNKIVIKDKNGAMLYQTISSLKAKNPKLKVLLSIGGYLFGSKGFHPMVDSSTSRLEFINSVLLFLRNHNFDGLDISWIYPDQKDNTHYTALIHELAEAFQKDVVKSTKERLLLTAGVSAGRQRIDKSYQVKQLAQELDFINLLSFDFHGSWEKPLVTGHNSPLRKGQLDRSPSSYYNVEYAVEYWIHKGMPPEKVVMGIPMYGRSFTLASAESAVRAPASGPGAAGPLTKSPGFLAYYEICQFLQQAKITRLQDQEVPYAVKGNQWVGYDDVESVEAKAQFLKNLNLGGAMIWSLDMDDFTGKSCSQGPYPLVQAVKRNLGSL, from the exons GCCTGTAAGGGGACTACAGCTGCTATGGGTGGACAGCCCGGAAGAAGTGTGGCTTCATCTTGTACATAGGAACACCCACAAGCTCACTGCCATCGTCTGGAACAGAGGAACCAGGCTTGGCACAACAGATTTCTCTTTCCACCCATTTGTTACAGGTTTAGCAGTCTTGCTGATTCTCCAAGGAG GATCCGCCTACAAACTGGTTTGCTACTTTACGAGCTGGTCCCAGGACCGGCAGGAACCAGGAAAGTTCACCCCTGAGAATATTGACCCCTTCCTGTGCTCTCACCTCATCTACTCATTTGCCAGCATCAGTAACAACAAGATCGTCATCAAAGACAAGAATGGCGCGATGCTCTACCAGACCATCAGCAGTCTCAAAGCCAA GAATCCCAAACTGAAAGTTCTCTTGTCCATTGGAGGGTACCTGTTTGGTTCCAAAGG GTTCCACCCTATGGTTGATTCTTCGACATCACGTTTGGAATTTATTAATTCTGTACTCCTGTTTCTGAGGAACCATAACTTTGATGGCCTGGATATAAGCTGGATCTACCCAGATCAGAAAGACAACACCCATTACACTGCACTGATCCAT GAGTTAGCAGAAGCCTTTCAGAAGGACGTGGTAAAATCCACCAAAGAAAGGCTTCTCTTGACTGCAGGCGTATCTGCAGGGAGGCAAAGGATTGATAAAAGCTACCAGGTCAAGCAACTGGCACA AGAACTGGATTTCATCAACCTCCTGTCCTTTGACTTCCATGGGTCTTGGGAAAAGCCCCTTGTCACTGGCCACAACAGTCCTCTGAGAAAGGGGCAGTTGGACAGAAGCCCAAGCTCTTACTACAATGTG GAGTACGCTGTGGAGTACTGGATACATAAAGGAATGCCCCCAGAGAAGGTGGTCATGGGCATCCCCATGTATGGACGCTCCTTCACACTGGCCTCTGCAGAATCTGCTGTGAGGGCCCCTGCCTCTGGTCCTGGAGCTGCTGGCCCCCTGACCAAATCTCCAGGCTTCCTGGCCTATTATGAG ATCTGCCAGTTCCTGCAACAAGCCAAGATCACGAGGCTCCAGGACCAGGAGGTTCCCTATGCAGTCAAGGGGAACCAGTGGGTGGGCTATGATGACGTGGAGAGTGTGGAGGCCAAG GCTCAGTTCCTAAAGAATTTAAACCTGGGAGGGGCCATGATCTGGTCCCTTGACATGGATGACTTCACTGGCAAATCCTGCAGCCAGGGTCCCTACCCGCTTGTCCAAGCTGTCAAGAGAAACCTTGGCTCCCTGTGA